The window GGGCAAAGATATTTATCTCCATCATCACCGTTGTCTGCGGCGGGATGAATTTGTTATTGATAAAACCTATGCCGCTGTCGCTTATATCGTCGCTAAGGGTATTTAAAAACACCGGGGTCCCTCTAACCTGACAGCGTAACGGCCCGGTGAAATCTATTCGAGGTGCGCGCCTTGTTTCTTCGATCCGGTTGATCATTTTTCCTTCTCTTTTGGAGGAAGAACCGTGGCATTTTCTACCTCAATAACGAAATTATAACACATATTTCGCA of the Candidatus Omnitrophota bacterium genome contains:
- a CDS encoding PilZ domain-containing protein; protein product: MINRIEETRRAPRIDFTGPLRCQVRGTPVFLNTLSDDISDSGIGFINNKFIPPQTTVMMEINIFARVLRPIGKIVWSNPYPHADKYRFGAQFLEWENSQDKKYLSDYINMKLNQA